In a single window of the Drosophila albomicans strain 15112-1751.03 chromosome 3, ASM965048v2, whole genome shotgun sequence genome:
- the LOC117567055 gene encoding biogenesis of lysosome-related organelles complex 1 subunit 4 has protein sequence MVEQSAKDYARIIQTADLDREVNPLCNNIEDMLARLDEFETVLASVRAESNSIMANHVSSILNFSDNFGELRNRIDKLERFVAKVNENLNEVESSVDVAERELNVTEYSLKGLLLKPLKAKLSAADTLGAQPSSNLIDGEFQAVPIYKSDEYFGTADASVSTSSS, from the exons ATGGTTGAGCAGAGTGCCAAAGATTATGCGAGAATCATACAAACTGCCGATTTGGATAGAGAA GTTAACCCACTGTGCAACAACATCGAAGACATGCTCGCCCGACTAGACGAGTTCGAAACTGTTTTGGCTTCG GTGCGAGCGGAATCCAACAGCATTATGGCCAATCATGTGAGTAGCATTCTTAACTTCAGCGATAACTTTGGCGAGCTGCGCAATCGCATCGACAAATTGGAACGATTTGTGGCCAAAGTTAACGAGAATCTCAACGAAGTCGAGAGCTCAGTTGATGTTGCTGAGCGGGAGCTCAATGTCACCGAATACAGTCTAAAGGGTCTGCTGCTCAAGCCACTGAAAGCCAAATTATCCGCTGCAGATACGCTGGGAGCACAGCCATCCAGTAATCTGATTGATGGCGAATTTCAAGCGGTTCCCATCTATAAGTCTGACGAATACTTTGGCACAGCCGATGCCAGCGTCAGCACATCATCTTCATAA
- the LOC117567053 gene encoding ATP-dependent RNA helicase DDX42 — protein sequence MSNYRGIGGGGFPYKKQPSGGNNMSAVPPPPALSSNRGGGFGFSIGRGRGRGFQAATTATGPTAASSGNTSKHGYSTLESISQYTNSTNFVGKRKQHMDDDYFDDDDEPATQQQQPEQAYIPAPGSPGASPGGNNNKADSDSDEDPLEQFMAGINKQVEKEKVRAAASASDTQLKASSAAVLEKKGVRGDIDDEDDEESYYRYMEENPNAGLRDEGSDQEIDYDEDGNPIAPPKKKDIDPLPPIYHSEIEYEPFERNFYTPHEDIAQLDEEQVRELRRTLGVKVSGAAPPHPVSSFGHFGFDEPLLKSVRKAEYTQPTPIQAQAVPAALSGRDIIGIAKTGSGKTAAFIWPLLTHLMDQRELRTGDGPIGLILAPTRELSLQIYNEAKKFGKVYNINVVCCYGGGSKWEQSKALEQGCEIVVATPGRMIDMVKMKATNLRRVTFLVLDEADRMFHMGFEPQVRSICNHVRPDRQTLLFSATFKKRIERLARDILTDPVRIVQGDLNEANQDITQHVYVFPNPLQKWNWLLCHLVKFLSEGAVLVFVTKKADAETVANNLLVKEYNCLLLHGDMDQADRNKVIMQFKRKECDILVATDVAARGLDIPHIRNVVNYDIARDIDTHTHRIGRTGRAGEKGNAYTLVTDKDKEFAGHLVRNLEGADQEVPDDLMELAMKSSWFRSSRFKQSKARKPANNFMGLGYRERPGSGGSGSGSGGSTGSIGKSKGPAPEPSSKSLSGAGPATDRYSAMRQAFRSQYNSQFRASSDRTWEQTVPETGVFAAPPPPPPPAAAPAATGAGASSLDSKRAKKSRWN from the coding sequence ATGAGCAATTACCGAGGTATCGGGGGCGGCGGCTTCCCATACAAAAAGCAACCGAGCGGTGGCAACAACATGAGCGCTGTGCCGCCGCCGCCGGCTTTAAGCAGCAATCGAGGCGGAGGATTTGGCTTCAGCATCGGCCGTGGACGAGGCCGGGGCTTTCaggctgcaacaacagcaactggcccaacagcagccagcagcggcaacacCTCAAAGCATGGCTATTCTACGCTGGAGTCCATCAGTCAGTACACAAATTCTACGAATTTTGTGGGCAAACGCAAGCAACACATGGACGACGATTACtttgacgacgacgatgagccagccacgcagcaacagcagccggaGCAGGCTTATATACCAGCACCCGGCTCACCAGGTGCCTCGCCAggtggcaacaataacaaagcgGACTCCGATTCAGATGAGGATCCGCTGGAACAGTTTATGGCCGGCATCAATAAGCAAGTGGAAAAAGAGAAGGTGCGGGCGGCCGCCAGTGCGTCAGACACACAGCTGAAGGCGTCGTCGGCAGCGGTGCTGGAGAAGAAGGGCGTGCGTGGCGACATCGATGACGAGGACGATGAGGAGAGCTACTATCGCTACATGGAGGAGAACCCAAATGCGGGACTGCGCGACGAGGGATCCGATCAGGAGATCGACTACGATGAGGATGGCAATCCGATAGCGCCGCCCAAGAAAAAGGATATCGATCCCTTGCCTCCCATCTATCACTCCGAGATCGAGTACGAACCCTTCGAGCGCAACTTCTATACGCCGCACGAGGACATTGCCCAGCTGGATGAGGAGCAGGTGCGCGAACTCCGTCGCACGCTGGGCGTCAAGGTGAGCGGCGCTGCGCCTCCGCATCCAGTGAGCTCCTTTGGCCACTTTGGTTTCGATGAACCACTGCTGAAGTCGGTGCGCAAGGCGGAATACACGCAGCCCACGCCCATTCAGGCGCAAGCGGTGCCAGCGGCTCTGTCGGGACGTGACATCATTGGCATTGCCAAGACAGGATCGGGCAAGACGGCTGCATTCATTTGGCCACTGCTGACGCATCTGATGGATCAGCGGGAACTGCGTACGGGTGATGGACCCATTGGTTTGATCCTAGCGCCAACGCGCGAACTCTCGCTGCAGATCTACAACGAGGCTAAGAAGTTCGGCAAGGTGTACAACATCAATGTGGTATGCTGCTATGGCGGTGGATCCAAATGGGAGCAGAGCAAGGCACTGGAGCAGGGCTGTGAGATTGTCGTTGCGACGCCGGGACGCATGATCGATATGGTCAAGATGAAGGCCACCAATTTGCGGCGAGTCACATTTCTGGTGCTCGACGAAGCCGATCGCATGTTTCACATGGGCTTCGAACCTCAAGTGCGCTCCATTTGCAATCATGTGCGTCCCGATCGCCAGACGCTGCTCTTCTCCGCCACGTTTAAGAAACGCATCGAACGTCTCGCCAGGGATATATTGACCGATCCGGTGCGCATCGTGCAGGGCGATTTGAATGAGGCGAATCAGGATATTACACAGCATGTGTATGTTTTTCCCAATCCGCTGCAGAAATGGAACTGGCTGCTCTGCCATCTCGTCAAGTTCCTCTCCGAGGGTGCGGTTCTTGTGTTTGTCACGAAGAAAGCCGACGCCGAGACGGTGGCCAACAATCTGCTCGTTAAGGAGTACAATTGTCTGCTGTTGCATGGCGACATGGATCAAGCGGATCGTAACAAGGTCATTATGCAGTTCAAGCGCAAGGAATGCGACATCCTGGTGGCCACAGATGTGGCAGCTCGTGGTCTGGACATTCCGCACATCCGCAACGTGGTCAACTATGATATTGCACGGGACATTGATACGCACACGCATCGCATTGGACGCACGGGACGCGCTGGGGAAAAGGGCAATGCGTATACGCTGGTGACGGACAAGGATAAGGAATTTGCGGGACATTTGGTGCGCAATCTGGAGGGCGCCGATCAGGAGGTGCCCGACGATCTCATGGAGCTGGCCATGAAGAGCTCCTGGTTTCGCAGCTCACGCTTCAAGCAGAGCAAGGCACGCAAGCCGGCAAATAATTTCATGGGATTGGGTTACCGTGAGCGGCCTGGAAGCGGAGgaagtggcagcggcagcggtggCTCTACCGGATCTATTGGCAAGAGCAAGGGACCAGCGCCGGAGCCAAGCAGCAAATCGCTGTCGGGCGCCGGACCCGCAACCGATCGCTATTCAGCGATGCGTCAAGCTTTCCGGTCGCAGTACAATTCACAGTTTCGTGCCTCCAGCGATCGCACCTGGGAGCAAACGGTGCCAGAGACGGGTGTCTTTGCAGCGCCACctccgccaccaccaccagcagcagcgccCGCAGCAACAGGAGCGGGAGCGTCAAGTCTGGACTCGAAGCGTGCCAAGAAAAGTCGCTGGAACTGA